The Thermoanaerobaculia bacterium DNA segment ACGACGTCCGGGAAGTGCACGTAACAGTCGGTCGTGATCTCGCCGGCGACGAACGCCATGCCCGTCGTGACCAGGGTTTCGCAGGCGACGCGCCCCATCGGATCCTGCGAGAGGATCGCGTCGAGGATCGCGTCGGAGATCTGGTCGGCGATCTTGTCCGGATGCCCCTCCGTCACCGACTCCGAGGTGAAGAAATGCTTTCCGTCCCGCGGCATGGATGCTCCTTTCGCCCTGTCGAAGGGTGAGCGAAAAAAAGTATCAGGACGGAAACCCGATTGCAAACCGGCCCGGCGCGCCTTACGGCCGCGGGAGATATCGCCGCAGCGTCCGGGCGGCGTCCTCGGCCACGAGGATCGTCGCCTCGCTCATCCCGGCGTCCTCTCGAGGAGATCCCGATAGAGGTTCACGAGCGTCTTCGCCACGATCGGCATCGCGTAATTCTCCTCGACGCGGCGGCGGCCGGCGAGCCCCATCCGCCGCCGCAAGGCGGCGTCGCCGAGCAGGCGTTCGATCGCTCGCTCCCATTCCTCCGGAGAGGAGGCGAGAAATCCCGTCTCGCCGTCGAGCGTGATCTCGCGGTTGACCCCGACCGGAGAAGCGATCGTGGGAAGCCCGGCCGCCATGTACTGCAGGAGCTTGAAACCGCCCTTTCCGCGCGTCCAGTCGTCCTCCTCGAGCGGCATGATCCCGACGTCGCAGGAAGCGAGCGCGGGGGCCTCCGTCTCCTTCGACCACGGGACGAACTCGACCGGCGCCGCGAAGCTCGCCGGAGGACGCTGCGAGACGACCGTGAGGCGGAGAGCGGGTCGCCGGGCGGCCACGCGCGCGAGCGCCGCCTCGACGATCGAGAGATACGGCAGATTGCCGGGCAGCCCGATCCAGGCGATCCGAGCGCCGCCCGGAGAGCCGGGCGCGCCGTCCGGATAGCCGGCCAGATCGATTCCGGTCGGGACGACCTCGACCCGCCGCGCAAAGGGGCGGGCGGCATCGGCGAGCGTCCGGTTCCCGGCCGTCACCAGATCGGCGATGGCGCACGTCGCGCGGAATTTCCGGACGCGGCGCGGGGAACGATCCGGCTCCTCTCCCGGCCGCTCGGGCTTGCCGAAGTAGATCGCGTCGTCGAAGTCGTAGACGATCCTCCGCGCCCGCCGCCGCACCGCCGCTCGCTCTCCCGTCTCGAGCTTGAATTTTGCGATGACGAGAAGGTCGAAATCCGCCAGCCGCGGCGCGCGCTCGAGGATCCGCAGGAGATAGCGCCGGCGAGGAAACGTCTCGACTTCGCAGGCGATTCCTGCGCGCTCGAGAGCGGGAACGTGCGCGGCGAGCCGGTGCCGGAACGACGGGGCTTCGGGGTCGTGGACCCAGAAGAGCGCGCGCGCCGTCATTCCCGCTGCCGGAACGCGCCCATCGTTCGGGCTCGACGAACGTGCGCGGTGATTCGCGCTCCAGGAACGTGCGCGGTGATTCGCGCTCCAGGAACGTGCGCGGTCATTCGCGCTCCAGGAACGTGCGCGGTCATTCGCGCTCCAGGAACGTGCGCGGTCATTCGCGCTCCAGGAACGTGAAGACGTTCCGCCCGTATCGGGCGACGCGCGCCACCCTCCATCCGGGCGGCGCCGCCGGCTCCTCGCCCGCGTCGCTCTGCCAGATCATCCGCCCCTCCGACCCGACGAGCGAAGCGACCCCTGCGGCGGACACCGTCTCCTCCCCGTACGGAGGATCGACGAATACGAGATCGAACGCCCGTCCCGACGACGCGAGCCGACGCACGGCCGCCGCGGCGTCGGCGCCGATCACCTCGAGCGCCGCGCCGAGGGCGCCCGCGTTGGCCGAGGCGGCGCGCGGATCCCGGTCGACCGCCGCCGCCGAAGCCGCGCCCCGCGACAGCGCCTCGAGCGCGACGGCGCCGGATCCCGCGAAGAGCTCGAGGACGCGGCGGCCGCGGATCCATTCCCCGAGGATGTCGAAGAGTGCCTCGCGGGCCCGCTCGGAGGTGGGCCGGGACCCGGGCGCGACGGCGAGGCGCCGATTCCGCCACGAGCCGCCGACCACGCGCAGCGTCCCGTTCACGGCGGATAGAAGCTCGCCGCCAGGTCCTCGAGCTTGTAGAACTGCGAATACGGCTCGTCGAGCCCCTTGAGCTCGACGACCCTCGCCCGCTCGTCGTAGCGAACGATCCGGAACTCCACCCCGTCCCGCCGCTTGAGGATGCGGCCCGGGGCGAGCTTCTCCGGCGCGAAGTCGCCCGAGGACGCGGTGATCTTCCCGAACGAGTCGCGCAGGTCCTCCATCGCCCCCCGGATCCTCTGCGCCTCCGGCGTGACCGCGGAGAACGAGTCGAATTCGATCTTCCACGGCCGTCCGTCCGCGCGCATGACGGAGATCACCGAATGCGCGAGCCGCTCGCCGCTCATGCCGCTGTCGAACGTCCCGGCGGCGATGTCCGCCTCGGGCGCGCGGAAGATCGCGACGTAAGAGTCGAGCTCGGCGGCCGCGAGCTTGCGCTTCTTCATCTCGGTTTTTCCGTCGGCGACGGATTTCCGGACGAGCACGCCGTCGGCGAAGAGCGTCACGCGCTGCATCGCGTCTCCGGTCTTGCTGATCCATTCCGCGACCCAGGTCGGCGCCGCCTCGCCGCCGGCCGGGTCGGGCGGGGGGGGCTCCTTCGCGTCCGTCGTCTCCGAAGTCTCGACGACGGGCGCCCCCGGGGCCCCCGCGCGAACGGCGGCGGCGCAGAGCATCACTCCGGCCGCGGCGAGGAGGAGAGGCGATTTCACCGCGCTCCCTCGCGAATCGCGTACTCGAGCTCCTCGGCCCGTCGGATCCGGCCGTCGACGCGGGCGCGCCAGGTCCGGTCGAGCGCGCGTCCGATCGCCGGTCCGGCCGCCAGGCCCGACCGCTTGAGGTCCTCCCCCCCGATCGCGAGGCGCACGCGGGCGGCGCGGCGCTTCGCGCGGCGGAGCGCGGCGGCCGCGCCGGGGGCCAGCGCGCTCTCGACGGCGAGCGTCTCCTCCTCCGACCAGGAGCGCGCGAGCGCGGCGATTTCCGAGTCGGGCGCGCGCGACGCGAAGAGCGCGCGGAGCGCCGCGAGGTCGTCCGGAATCCGGACGAGCTCCGCCTTTCGGCCGCCGGCGAGGCCGAGCCGCACGGCGATCTTCCCGCGGGAGTCCGCCGGCAGGTCGAGGCCCCAGGCGAAGAGAGACGCGCGGCAGCGCACCGCGGCCGGCGCACGGCCGGCGATCCTGCCCAGGCGCGTGAGCCGGGCCCGGACTGCGGGCGTGACCGCGAGATCGGGATCGATCGAGCGGTCGAGCCCCTCGCGGGAGAGGGCGGCGGCGGCCCGGCCGGGCGGCTGTTCGGCCAGAAGCAGACAGAGCTCGCGCCGCAGCCGGTCCCCGCTCACCGCGGCGAAGGCGCCCGCATTCCGCGCCCCCGCGATCCATCGCCGTGTTTCCGGCGCGATCCGGAACCCGAGCCGGAGCGCGAAGCGCACCGCCCGGTACGCCCGGGTCGGATCGTCGTGCGGCGAGCCCGCGTGGAGCATCCGAACGAGGCCGCGGCGGAGGTCGTCGCGTCCGCCGTGCGGGTCCAGGAGCGTGCCGGCCGATGGGCCGGTCAAGGGGATCGCCATGGCGTTGATGGTGAAATCGCGGCGCGAGAGATCGGCCTCGATCCCGCCGGGAAAGACGTCGGGGAGAGCGCCCGGGTGCCGGTAGGTCTCCCCGCGCGCCGAGGAGAAGTCGACGCGCATCGCCCGCTTCCCGGCTCGGACGAGGACGGACGCGGTGCCGAACGCGCCCGACGCGTCGACCCCGGCCTTCCGCCGCTTCGCCCACGACCGGGCGAACGCGACGGCGTCCCCCTCGACCGCGACGTCGAGGTCGCGAGGCGCGCGGCGGCGAAGCCGGTCGCGCACCGTCCCGCCCACGAGCCAGGCGGCCTTTCCTTCCCGCTGCGCCTCGCGGCCGATCGACGCCTCGAGCTCGCGGAAGCGCTCAGTCGTAGACATACCGGACGGCGCGCTCTCCGGCGAGCAGCCGGATCTCCTCGGTCAGGATCGCCGACGGCGCGACCGAGAGCGTTCCGTTCGTCTTCACGGTCGCCTCGAACTCCCCGGGGCGAACGAGCCGCAGGGAGACCGGGACGGGTCCGGGGTGCGCTCGGAGCTTCTCGTGGACGCGCGACAGGACGTTCTCGTCGGCGAGCGTGAGGTCCAGCCGGATCTCGAGGGCGCGCGCCCGCCGGTCCTTCAGCCCCGCCAGCGGCGCGATCTCCTGAGCGTTGAGCTCGACGCTCCCCCCTCCCTCGCGCACGAGAGCCGTGAGGAGGATCGGCCGGTCGTCCTCGAGCAGGTGCCCCGACTTCTCGAAGAGCGCGGAGAAGACCGCCACCGGGATCGTCCCGGTCGTGTCCTCGAGGAGGAATTTCGCCATGAACTTCCCCGCGTTGACGCCTTTCTTGATCTTCTGTTTCTTCAGGCCCGTGATGACTCCCGCGATCTTCACCGCCCTGTCGGTCCAGTCGGCGAGGTGCTCGACCTTCGCCTGGGCGAACCGCTCGACCTCCTCCGAGAACTTGGCGAGGGGATGCCCGGTGACGTAGAAGCCGAGCGACTCCTTCTCGAGCGACAGGAGCTCCTCCATCGGGTACGGGGAGGCATCCTCGAACGTGTCGGCGGCCGGCTCACTCTCGCCGCCGCCTCCGAAGAGGTTCGTCTGGCCGTTTTCCCGATCCTGCCGGCGGCGCGCCGCCGTCGCGGAGACGTCCTCGTAGGCTTCAACGAGCGACCGCCGGTTCCGGCCGAGAGAATCGAACGCGCCCGCGTGCACGAGCGCCTCGACGGCGCGGCGGTTGACGAGTTTGGGATCCACCCGCATCAGGAAATCGGTGTACGAACTAAACGGCCCTTTCTCCCGCTCCTCGAGAATCGCGTGCGCGGCGGAATCGCCGACGCCGCGCACCGCCGCGAGGCCGAACCGGATCGCGTCGCGGGTCGCCGCGAACGAGCGCCGCGACTCGTTGATGTCGGGGGGCCGCACGGGAACGCCCGCGATCGCGCATTCCCCCATCACCCGAACGATCTCGTCCGTCGACCCGATCGACGAGGTCAGGCACGCGGCCATGAAGTGGATCGGCCAGTGGGCCTTCAGATACGCGGTCTGGTACGCGAGCAGCGCGTAAGCGACCGCGTGCGACTTGTTGAACCCGTAGCGGGCGAACGGCTCGATCAACGACCAGATCTCCTCCGCCTTCCTCTTCGGGGTCTTGGCCTCGACGGCGCGGCGGATGAACTTCTCCGCCTGGGCCTGCATGATCTCCTTCTTCTTCTTCCCGATCGCCTTGCGCAGGTCGTCCGCCTCGGCGAGCGAGTAGCCGGCCACGCGCTGGGCGATCCGCATCACCTGTTCCTGGTAGACCAGGATGCCGAGCGTGTCTTCGAGGATGTCCTTCAGCTCCGGGAGCGGGTACGTGATCTTCGCGGTGCCGTTTCGGCGCCGCACGTAGTCCTCGACGGTTCCCGCGTCGAGAGCGCCGGGACGGTAGAGGGCATTCAGCGCCGCAAGGTCCGTGAAGCCCGCGGGCCGCGCCCGCCGCAGCAGGTCGCGCATCCCGGACGAGTCGAACTGGAAGACGCAGCCGGTCTTCCCTTCGCGGAAGAGCTCGTAGGTCTTCTCGTCGTTGAGCGGCAAATGCTCGAGGTCGATCTCGACCCCCTCGCTCCTCCGGATCGACGCGACGGCCTCGAGCAGGATGTCGAGCGTGATGAGGCCGAGGAAATCGATCTTGAGCAGACCCATCTTCTCGATCACGGTCATGTCGAACTGCGTCGTGATCTGGTCGTCGTTGGTCCGGTAGAGCGGAACGAACTCCGTGATCGGCTGCGGCGCGATCACCACGCCCGCCGCGTGCATCCCCGCGTGCCGGGAGAGGCCTTCGAGCCGCGAGGCGATCTGGACGACCTTCTTCGCGCTTTCGTCGGCCTTGAGGAGCGCCTTCAGGTCGTTGGAATCCTTCAGGGCGGACTCGAACGTGACGTCGGGGCCGCCGGGAATCGCCTTCGAGATCCTGTCGCCGAGCGACACCGGGAAGCCGAGCACGCGCGCCACGTCGCGCACCGCGGCCCTGGGCTTCAACTGGGAGAACGTGACGATCTGGGCGACGTTCTCGCGACCGTATTTCGCGGTCACGTACTCGATGATCTCGCCCCGGCGCGCCTGACAGAAATCGATGTCGATGTCGGGCATGTTCCTCCGCTCGGGGTTCAGGAACCGTTCGAACAGGAGGTCGTAGCGGAGCGGGTCGATGGCCGTGATGCGCAGCGCCCACGAGACGATCGAGCCGGCGGCGCTGCCGCGGCCGGGACCCACCGCGACCCCGGTCTCCCGCGCGTGGCGGATGAAGTCCGAGACGATGAGGAAGTACGAGGGAAAGCCCATCTTCTCGATGACGTCCATCTCGTAGTCCAGCCGCGCGACGTATTCTTCCGGCGCGCGCTTGATCGCGCCCGACGCGAAGTGCGGCTTCATCTCGGCGAAGCGGCGTTCGAGCCCTTCTCGCGCGAGCTCGCGAAAATACTCGGCGGCCGTCCGGCCGGGCGGCGGATGGAAGTTCGGGAGGAAAGGTCCCTCGGTCTTGAGCGAAACCGAGCAGCGCGCCGCGATCGCCGCGGAGTTCGTCACGGCCTCCTGGCTCCACGGGGCGAACCGCTCCTTCATCTCGTCGGCGTCCTTGACGTAGAACTCGTCGTTGTAGAAGCGCATCCGCCGCTCGTCTTCGAGCGTCTTCCCCATCCCGATGCAGAGGAGGACCTCGTGGGCGAAGGCATCGTTGCGCGTCAGGTAATGACTGTCGTTGGTCGCGACGGGCGGAAAGCCCGTCTCCTTGGCGAGGCGGAGGAGCTCGGGAAGGATCTTCGTCTGGTCGGGAAGCCCGTGGTCCATCAGCTCGACGTAGACGTTCTCCTTCCCGAAGATCTCCCCGAGCTCTTCGAGCGACCGCTTCGCCGCGGAAAAATTCCCGCGCGACAGCGCCCCCGCGACCTCTCCCTTCAGGCAGCCGGAGAGGGCGATCAAGCCTTCGGCGTGCTCGCGCAGCAGCTCCTTGTCCATGCGCGGCCGGTGATAGAAGCCGGTGAGATACGCCTCCGAGACGAGCTTGACGAGATTCTTGTATCCGGCCTGGTTGCGGGCGAGCAGCGTCAGGTGATACGTGAAGCCTTCCCCCGACTCGCTCGCGGCCCGGGTCTCCCGGTCCCTCCGGTCGCCGGGCGCGATGTACGCTTCGACGCCGAAAATCGGCTTGATCGCCGTCCTGTCGGCCTCCTGCCAGAACGCGTAGGCGCCGAACATGTTGCCGTGGTCCGTCACCGCGACGGCCCCCTGACCGAGCTTTGCGACCGTACCGCAGAGCTCCGAGATGCGGTTGGCGCCGTCGAGCAGGGAATACTGGGAGTGCAGATGGAGATGGACGAAATCCGAGGCCATTCCCCGGATTGTAGATGATCAGCGCCGACGGTGTTGCATCCGGCGCGATGCCGCGGAGGCGCCCGGCGAGGAACCCGCCGCGAGAGCCCACCAGAGCGCGAAGGGAACCGCGAAGATTCCCGCGATCCGGTAGAAATGGCTGCCGGTCGCCCAGAAATTCCGGGCCGGCGCGCCGTAGTGCGCGGCGCTCCACGGACCGAGCGAGAGCGCGTACAGCGATTCGACCGCGAACACGAGCGCGACGACGTGCGTCGCCCACAGGATCGCGGCCGCCGCCGCGAACCGGCGCAGGGCCCGGTCGGAGAGCGGCCGGGGGATCGCCGCGAAGAGCGCGGTGAGGATCGCGACGTTGAAGTCGAGGTCGTCGGCCGGGACGCCCGGCCGCGCCGAGCTCTCCGGGAAGTCCTCGCGGTCGACGATCACCTCGCGCTGCTCGGCGCGCAGCCGGGTGACGGCGGGCGACTCGAAGAGGCGGATCGCGGCCTGGGCGACCGGGGCGAGCGTGCGCTGGTAGGGCTCCGCGAGCCCCGCCCAGAGCGCGGCGCCGGCGAGGAAGCCGGCAGCCCCCTTAACGAGCGGCGGGACGAACCGGCCGGCGCGCGACAAACGAAGCCCAGACGACGAAGAGCCCGACCCCCGCGAGCACGACGATCGACTGCCAGACGAGCGCGTGCGCCGAGCCGAACCACGCGGGCCGGTGCGCGCCGATCCAGAAGAGCGACACGACCCGGACGAGGTTCAGGAGCTCGATTGCGGCGAAGCCCCCGAAGAATCCCGCCGCGCGCTGGCGCCAGGACGCGGGGAACGCGAGGACGGCGGCCGCGAGCAGGAGGGCGGTCTCCAGTCCGTTGCACCCGTTCTCGATGTTCACCGA contains these protein-coding regions:
- the xrtH gene encoding exosortase H, encoding MSSAEKGRRSPKRFLLVFAGLLLLFYAVIAIHPVNDHVVVPFTAGVARVSARILGAMGEPVSVAGTVISSRAFSVNIENGCNGLETALLLAAAVLAFPASWRQRAAGFFGGFAAIELLNLVRVVSLFWIGAHRPAWFGSAHALVWQSIVVLAGVGLFVVWASFVARRPVRPAAR
- a CDS encoding RsmD family RNA methyltransferase, with amino-acid sequence MNGTLRVVGGSWRNRRLAVAPGSRPTSERAREALFDILGEWIRGRRVLELFAGSGAVALEALSRGAASAAAVDRDPRAASANAGALGAALEVIGADAAAAVRRLASSGRAFDLVFVDPPYGEETVSAAGVASLVGSEGRMIWQSDAGEEPAAPPGWRVARVARYGRNVFTFLERE
- a CDS encoding glycosyltransferase family 4 protein — translated: MTARALFWVHDPEAPSFRHRLAAHVPALERAGIACEVETFPRRRYLLRILERAPRLADFDLLVIAKFKLETGERAAVRRRARRIVYDFDDAIYFGKPERPGEEPDRSPRRVRKFRATCAIADLVTAGNRTLADAARPFARRVEVVPTGIDLAGYPDGAPGSPGGARIAWIGLPGNLPYLSIVEAALARVAARRPALRLTVVSQRPPASFAAPVEFVPWSKETEAPALASCDVGIMPLEEDDWTRGKGGFKLLQYMAAGLPTIASPVGVNREITLDGETGFLASSPEEWERAIERLLGDAALRRRMGLAGRRRVEENYAMPIVAKTLVNLYRDLLERTPG
- the dnaE gene encoding DNA polymerase III subunit alpha, encoding MASDFVHLHLHSQYSLLDGANRISELCGTVAKLGQGAVAVTDHGNMFGAYAFWQEADRTAIKPIFGVEAYIAPGDRRDRETRAASESGEGFTYHLTLLARNQAGYKNLVKLVSEAYLTGFYHRPRMDKELLREHAEGLIALSGCLKGEVAGALSRGNFSAAKRSLEELGEIFGKENVYVELMDHGLPDQTKILPELLRLAKETGFPPVATNDSHYLTRNDAFAHEVLLCIGMGKTLEDERRMRFYNDEFYVKDADEMKERFAPWSQEAVTNSAAIAARCSVSLKTEGPFLPNFHPPPGRTAAEYFRELAREGLERRFAEMKPHFASGAIKRAPEEYVARLDYEMDVIEKMGFPSYFLIVSDFIRHARETGVAVGPGRGSAAGSIVSWALRITAIDPLRYDLLFERFLNPERRNMPDIDIDFCQARRGEIIEYVTAKYGRENVAQIVTFSQLKPRAAVRDVARVLGFPVSLGDRISKAIPGGPDVTFESALKDSNDLKALLKADESAKKVVQIASRLEGLSRHAGMHAAGVVIAPQPITEFVPLYRTNDDQITTQFDMTVIEKMGLLKIDFLGLITLDILLEAVASIRRSEGVEIDLEHLPLNDEKTYELFREGKTGCVFQFDSSGMRDLLRRARPAGFTDLAALNALYRPGALDAGTVEDYVRRRNGTAKITYPLPELKDILEDTLGILVYQEQVMRIAQRVAGYSLAEADDLRKAIGKKKKEIMQAQAEKFIRRAVEAKTPKRKAEEIWSLIEPFARYGFNKSHAVAYALLAYQTAYLKAHWPIHFMAACLTSSIGSTDEIVRVMGECAIAGVPVRPPDINESRRSFAATRDAIRFGLAAVRGVGDSAAHAILEEREKGPFSSYTDFLMRVDPKLVNRRAVEALVHAGAFDSLGRNRRSLVEAYEDVSATAARRRQDRENGQTNLFGGGGESEPAADTFEDASPYPMEELLSLEKESLGFYVTGHPLAKFSEEVERFAQAKVEHLADWTDRAVKIAGVITGLKKQKIKKGVNAGKFMAKFLLEDTTGTIPVAVFSALFEKSGHLLEDDRPILLTALVREGGGSVELNAQEIAPLAGLKDRRARALEIRLDLTLADENVLSRVHEKLRAHPGPVPVSLRLVRPGEFEATVKTNGTLSVAPSAILTEEIRLLAGERAVRYVYD